A single genomic interval of Quadrisphaera sp. RL12-1S harbors:
- a CDS encoding MOSC N-terminal beta barrel domain-containing protein, translating to MSSSVERGVVVGRVSLLRRFPLRSADGDLPERVAVDAAGLAHDRRWQLVDASGSPLRARDLPELAALTASVDDDDALRVRPTSAGTAAPPLAAGWPERLAGRGARLQDSRAAGAGHAGPHRAGAAVHLVADGAADAPDAPAGCDPGERANVVLDLDPAVAHPGDERGWAGRRLRLGEPGGRPGPLLLVTRTPTRCLGVYADVLEPGPLGLGAVVVLLDR from the coding sequence ATGAGCTCGTCGGTCGAGCGCGGCGTCGTCGTCGGGCGGGTCTCGCTACTGCGCCGGTTCCCGCTGCGCTCCGCTGACGGTGACCTCCCCGAGCGCGTGGCGGTGGACGCGGCCGGCCTCGCCCACGACCGGCGCTGGCAGCTGGTGGACGCCAGCGGTTCGCCCCTGCGGGCTCGTGACCTGCCGGAGCTCGCGGCGCTCACCGCGTCGGTCGACGACGACGACGCGCTGCGCGTCCGGCCGACCTCCGCCGGCACCGCGGCCCCGCCCCTCGCGGCGGGCTGGCCGGAGCGCCTGGCCGGTCGTGGCGCGCGGCTGCAGGACTCCCGCGCGGCAGGCGCCGGGCACGCGGGACCCCACCGCGCCGGCGCCGCCGTGCACCTCGTGGCCGACGGCGCCGCCGACGCCCCGGACGCGCCCGCGGGCTGCGACCCGGGGGAGCGGGCCAACGTCGTCCTCGACCTCGACCCCGCCGTCGCCCACCCCGGGGACGAGCGCGGCTGGGCGGGGCGCCGGCTGCGGCTGGGGGAGCCGGGCGGCCGGCCCGGCCCGCTGCTGCTCGTCACCCGCACCCCGACGCGCTGCCTGGGGGTCTACGCCGACGTGCTCGAGCCGGGCCCGCTGGGCCTGGGCGCCGTCGTCGTCCTCCTGGACCGCTGA